One region of Thalassophryne amazonica chromosome 16, fThaAma1.1, whole genome shotgun sequence genomic DNA includes:
- the LOC117527720 gene encoding eukaryotic translation initiation factor 1b: MSALRNLKPFDPFADATKGDDLLPVGTEDYIHIRIQQRNGRKTLTTVQGIAPDYDKKKLVRTFKRNFACNGTVIEHPEYGEVIQLQGDQRKHICQFLTEIGLAKEEQLKVHGF; this comes from the exons ATGTCCGCTCTCAGGAACCTCAAACCTTTTG ACCCCTTTGCTGATGCAACTAAGGGTGATGACCTCCTCCCAGTTGGGACAGAGGACTACATCCACATAAGAATCCAACAGCGGAACGGCAGGAAGACCCTCACCACTGTCCAGGGCATTGCTCCAGATTATGACAAGAAGAAGCTAGTCAGGACCTTCAAGAGG AATTTTGCCTGTAATGGGACAGTGATTGAGCACCCAGAGTATGGTGAAGTGATTCAGCTGCAGGGAGACCAACGCAAACATATCTGCCAGTTTCTCACTGAg ATCGGCTTAGCCAAGGAGGAACAGCTCAAAGTCCACGGCTTCTAG